The Geoglobus acetivorans genome window below encodes:
- a CDS encoding BtpA/SgcQ family protein, with translation MIIGVLHLKPLPGSPRYSNFSEVIEHAVRSARRLEEGGVSAILVENYGDSPYLKEVGKETVACMTAVIKEIQRETHIPVGVNVLRNDAIASCAIAKAVGAEFIRVNQAAFPSAAPEGFLEPAAATLARYMRMIDLKAEVYADINVKHAVHFAAIEDYLENIERTFADALIVTGKKTGMAPDLTELKEIKESVNIPVFAGSGVNPSNIARFAEYADGFIVGSYFKAGDEISVEKVEKLCRLARSLKR, from the coding sequence ATGATAATTGGAGTACTTCATTTAAAACCCCTGCCGGGATCACCGCGCTACAGCAATTTTAGCGAGGTTATTGAGCATGCGGTCAGAAGCGCAAGGAGGCTCGAAGAAGGAGGGGTTTCTGCGATTCTCGTGGAGAACTACGGAGATTCTCCATATCTCAAAGAAGTCGGAAAAGAGACTGTGGCATGCATGACTGCCGTGATAAAAGAAATCCAGAGAGAGACCCACATACCCGTAGGCGTAAATGTGCTGAGAAACGACGCTATCGCATCCTGCGCAATTGCAAAGGCTGTTGGGGCAGAGTTCATAAGGGTGAACCAGGCAGCATTTCCATCGGCAGCACCGGAGGGTTTCCTCGAGCCTGCAGCAGCCACGCTCGCAAGATACATGCGAATGATTGATCTGAAGGCAGAGGTTTATGCGGACATAAACGTGAAACATGCAGTGCATTTTGCGGCCATTGAGGACTATCTCGAAAACATCGAAAGGACATTTGCGGATGCGCTCATTGTAACCGGAAAGAAGACGGGCATGGCTCCTGACCTAACTGAACTGAAAGAGATTAAAGAGTCAGTTAACATTCCGGTCTTTGCTGGAAGCGGCGTCAATCCATCAAATATTGCTCGGTTTGCAGAGTACGCTGATGGATTTATTGTCGGCAGCTACTTTAAAGCAGGAGATGAGATATCCGTTGAAAAAGTGGAGAAGCTCTGCAGGCTGGCCAGATCTTTAAAAAGATAG
- a CDS encoding ArsR family transcriptional regulator: protein MAEDMNRAILKALAELGKPAKAKEIAEKLGVPTSKVSCRLAPLRKKGLLDSPEKGVYVITEEGEKFLE, encoded by the coding sequence ATGGCAGAGGATATGAACAGGGCAATTTTGAAAGCCCTTGCCGAACTCGGCAAACCTGCAAAAGCCAAGGAGATAGCAGAAAAGCTTGGAGTTCCCACTTCGAAGGTGTCCTGCAGACTTGCACCACTAAGAAAAAAGGGTCTGCTTGATTCCCCTGAAAAAGGCGTTTACGTGATAACTGAAGAAGGAGAAAAGTTCTTAGAATGA
- a CDS encoding argininosuccinate synthase, translating into MSKVVLCYSGGLDTTVCIPLLKERYGFAEVITVTVDVGQPESEVRRAEERGKRYADRHYTVDAKEEFVNAVFQLVKANGDYEGYVLGTALARPIIAEKVAEVAKKENADAVAHGATGKGNDQLRFDNIFLQHGFKVIAPMRELNLTREWEIEYANEHGIDIPVTKDKPWSIDENIWSRSIEGGKLEDPSYVPPDEIYEWTKGGKTEEEIITIEFEKGIPVALNGKKMNGIELIMALNEIGGKHRIGRTDMMEDRVLGLKARENYEHPAATILITAHRDLEKLVLSRRELKFKRFVEEEWAELVYYGLVNDPLFHALNAFIDKTQERVTGWVKLKLGDGYVMPVARDSEYSLYDEELTSFDSIVVDQSLAEGFSMFHGLQGRVFYRVVKNRRN; encoded by the coding sequence ATGAGCAAGGTTGTGCTGTGTTATTCAGGTGGCCTTGACACCACCGTTTGCATTCCTCTGCTTAAAGAGCGCTACGGTTTTGCTGAGGTGATCACGGTTACGGTTGATGTGGGCCAGCCAGAGAGTGAAGTCAGGAGGGCTGAGGAGAGGGGTAAGAGATACGCTGACAGACATTACACCGTGGATGCCAAGGAGGAGTTCGTAAATGCCGTTTTTCAGCTTGTAAAGGCCAACGGAGACTATGAGGGTTATGTGCTTGGTACTGCACTCGCAAGGCCGATAATTGCTGAAAAGGTTGCTGAGGTTGCGAAAAAGGAGAATGCAGATGCTGTGGCTCACGGAGCTACCGGAAAGGGAAATGATCAGCTCAGGTTCGATAACATTTTCCTTCAGCACGGGTTCAAGGTCATAGCTCCTATGAGAGAGCTTAACCTTACACGGGAGTGGGAGATAGAGTATGCGAATGAGCATGGTATCGACATTCCCGTAACGAAGGACAAGCCCTGGAGCATTGATGAGAACATCTGGAGCAGGAGTATAGAGGGTGGGAAGCTTGAGGACCCATCCTATGTTCCCCCTGACGAAATATACGAGTGGACTAAGGGCGGTAAAACGGAAGAAGAGATAATAACTATAGAGTTTGAAAAGGGAATACCGGTAGCTCTCAACGGTAAGAAAATGAATGGGATAGAGCTGATTATGGCGCTCAATGAAATCGGAGGAAAGCACAGGATTGGCCGGACTGACATGATGGAGGACAGGGTTCTTGGTCTCAAGGCGAGGGAAAATTACGAGCATCCCGCGGCCACAATCCTCATCACCGCACATAGAGATCTCGAAAAGCTGGTTTTGAGCAGAAGAGAGCTGAAATTTAAGAGATTCGTGGAGGAGGAGTGGGCGGAACTTGTTTACTACGGTTTGGTAAACGATCCTCTCTTCCACGCTCTCAACGCCTTCATAGACAAAACTCAGGAGAGGGTTACCGGCTGGGTGAAACTGAAGCTCGGAGATGGATATGTTATGCCCGTAGCGAGAGATTCGGAGTATTCACTGTATGACGAGGAACTAACGTCCTTTGACTCCATTGTCGTGGATCAGTCACTCGCAGAGGGTTTCTCTATGTTTCACGGTCTTCAGGGGAGAGTGTTTTACCGGGTTGTGAAAAACAGGAGAAATTAG
- a CDS encoding archease has protein sequence MYRFIDHTADTAFEIVAETISELLRDASLAFYDAFAYVEELKADTIREVHVHEDSVDYLLYSWLNELLYLFDTEKFAGKLVEVEVEESDGFTARGVLKGDILSPEKVKMEPKAITLHNFTVEKRKDAWYAFVVVDI, from the coding sequence ATGTACCGGTTCATCGACCACACCGCAGATACCGCATTTGAGATTGTAGCAGAGACGATCTCAGAGCTTCTGAGAGATGCATCTCTCGCTTTTTACGATGCCTTTGCCTATGTCGAAGAATTGAAGGCAGATACTATCAGGGAAGTCCATGTCCATGAGGATTCGGTGGACTACCTGCTGTACTCATGGCTCAATGAACTGCTGTACCTTTTCGACACCGAGAAATTTGCGGGGAAACTTGTAGAGGTGGAAGTCGAGGAGAGTGATGGATTTACAGCGAGAGGAGTTCTTAAAGGAGATATTCTCAGTCCGGAGAAGGTCAAAATGGAGCCAAAAGCCATAACGCTCCACAATTTCACTGTTGAAAAAAGAAAAGATGCCTGGTATGCTTTCGTCGTTGTTGATATCTAA
- a CDS encoding MBL fold metallo-hydrolase, giving the protein MIRKLNFKGCNCYLIDDSGKTYLVDTGTPGNLKRAKKCIGNLDGIILTHAHYDHAGSAFEISEFFSCEVYAHIAEHPYLEGRGEFQFNGFVGRMIKRLESLRPMKLIQAEDVEKLRLREFDVVHVPGHTPGSIMLLKGNEAIVGDLIRLRKKRFIAGEYVVRPSSRNFNWNQSEYVKSLEKLGNLTPLKVYPGHGVSITLERSFMEGLGVRRR; this is encoded by the coding sequence ATGATTCGGAAACTCAACTTCAAGGGATGTAACTGCTACCTGATAGATGATTCCGGAAAGACCTATCTTGTGGACACGGGAACTCCTGGAAACCTGAAAAGGGCTAAGAAGTGCATAGGAAATCTGGACGGGATCATCCTGACCCATGCCCATTACGATCACGCTGGCAGCGCTTTTGAGATCTCGGAGTTTTTCTCGTGTGAGGTGTATGCGCACATTGCAGAACACCCATATCTTGAAGGCAGGGGGGAGTTTCAGTTCAATGGATTTGTGGGCAGGATGATAAAAAGGCTTGAGTCGCTAAGACCGATGAAATTGATTCAGGCTGAGGACGTTGAAAAGCTCAGGCTGAGAGAGTTTGATGTTGTCCATGTTCCCGGTCACACTCCTGGAAGCATCATGCTTCTGAAGGGGAATGAGGCGATCGTGGGAGATCTCATCAGATTGAGAAAGAAACGCTTTATTGCGGGGGAGTATGTTGTGAGACCATCCTCAAGAAACTTCAACTGGAACCAGAGTGAGTATGTCAAAAGCCTTGAGAAACTGGGAAACCTCACACCTCTGAAAGTTTATCCCGGTCATGGTGTGAGCATCACTCTGGAAAGGAGCTTCATGGAAGGGCTGGGAGTCCGGAGAAGATGA
- a CDS encoding tRNA-wybutosine modification methyltransferase TYW3 has product MNWNRFREETLEKYRKAEIDGWIKPITDDINSAECFVTLSSCAGRFAVMDMPEFGDKRNSVFLGKWHDVPAVEDVLNAIRRGVMETWFMLHPPILHVSCKDLESARILLDILRKSGFRRAGIISLKRMVVEIAGQERIEFIAARNGQVFTDAVVLRENYLEAVKKLEMGRKRFEKFHSIFREVFL; this is encoded by the coding sequence ATGAACTGGAATAGGTTTCGGGAAGAGACTCTGGAAAAGTACAGAAAAGCGGAAATTGATGGGTGGATCAAACCCATAACCGATGATATTAATTCGGCTGAGTGTTTTGTTACTCTCTCGAGCTGTGCTGGACGGTTTGCGGTAATGGATATGCCCGAGTTTGGAGATAAGAGAAACTCTGTTTTTCTCGGAAAGTGGCACGATGTGCCGGCAGTGGAGGATGTATTGAATGCCATTCGAAGAGGTGTCATGGAGACGTGGTTCATGCTCCATCCACCAATACTTCACGTGTCCTGCAAAGATCTGGAATCTGCCCGCATTTTGCTCGATATTCTCAGAAAATCAGGGTTCAGAAGGGCAGGAATAATATCCTTAAAAAGGATGGTTGTGGAGATTGCCGGGCAGGAAAGGATTGAATTCATAGCGGCGAGAAACGGACAGGTTTTCACGGATGCTGTTGTTCTCAGAGAGAACTACCTTGAGGCGGTGAAAAAGCTGGAAATGGGCAGAAAGAGGTTTGAAAAATTCCACAGCATTTTCAGAGAAGTTTTTCTATAA
- the thrC gene encoding threonine synthase: MYLLRCIECGEEYETDSLYTCTKCGGLLEVIVDLSNADFRLDGNNITLWKYRSLIPVKTDPVTLFEGGTPLYSLKTGKSSRVYIKHEGLNPSGSFKDRGMTVGITKALELKKRSVMCASTGNTSASMAMYAARASLKAYVILPSGKVALGKLTQAMMHGARVIAIKGNFDAALKIVRKLTERNEIYLLNSINPFRLEGQKTIAYEIVDQLGYVPDAVFVPIGNAGNISAIYKGFRELKEAGYTDNIPEMVGVQAEGADPVYKAFVQNKDEIEPVSNPETIATAIRIGNPVNAKKALQAIYDSGGRVLRVTDSEIVEAQKFLAKQGVGVEPASASSLAGFLKEELDYDTVVCIATGNLLKDPEEIIRVCEKPMEVSANPEIIEKLL, encoded by the coding sequence GGAGGGCTGTTAGAGGTCATTGTCGACCTGAGCAATGCAGACTTCAGGCTTGATGGTAACAACATCACGTTATGGAAGTACAGAAGCCTTATTCCCGTTAAAACTGACCCCGTAACATTATTTGAAGGTGGTACTCCTCTGTATTCACTGAAAACAGGCAAAAGCTCCAGGGTCTATATCAAACACGAAGGCCTCAACCCCTCAGGATCGTTCAAGGACAGAGGCATGACCGTCGGAATAACGAAAGCCTTGGAGTTGAAAAAAAGAAGCGTGATGTGCGCTTCTACAGGAAATACCTCTGCCTCAATGGCGATGTATGCTGCAAGAGCCTCACTGAAAGCATACGTCATTCTTCCATCGGGCAAGGTTGCTCTGGGAAAACTGACCCAGGCAATGATGCACGGAGCCAGAGTCATAGCAATAAAGGGCAATTTTGACGCTGCATTAAAAATCGTTCGAAAGCTTACTGAAAGGAATGAAATATACCTTCTGAATTCGATCAACCCGTTCAGGCTTGAAGGTCAGAAAACCATAGCGTATGAAATAGTGGACCAGCTCGGATACGTTCCGGATGCAGTATTTGTCCCCATAGGAAATGCAGGCAATATCTCAGCAATATACAAAGGATTCAGAGAACTAAAAGAGGCTGGATACACTGACAACATTCCCGAAATGGTTGGCGTTCAGGCAGAAGGTGCAGATCCCGTGTACAAAGCATTTGTCCAGAATAAGGATGAAATTGAGCCAGTCAGCAACCCGGAGACCATTGCAACGGCTATCAGGATAGGAAATCCCGTGAACGCGAAAAAAGCGCTTCAGGCGATCTATGATTCTGGCGGGAGAGTTCTCAGAGTTACTGACAGCGAAATAGTCGAGGCACAGAAATTCCTTGCAAAGCAGGGCGTGGGAGTGGAACCAGCCAGTGCTTCGAGTCTCGCAGGGTTCCTGAAAGAAGAGTTGGATTATGACACTGTTGTATGCATAGCAACTGGGAACCTGCTGAAGGATCCTGAGGAGATAATAAGAGTATGCGAGAAGCCGATGGAGGTTTCGGCAAACCCGGAGATTATAGAAAAACTTCTCTGA